Proteins found in one Triticum urartu cultivar G1812 chromosome 4, Tu2.1, whole genome shotgun sequence genomic segment:
- the LOC125551540 gene encoding uncharacterized protein LOC125551540 — MSLPAAPALNHPASEPCPTTPRHAPPHSDHPLELRRPGPTPEPWRQWRRLDKVPDLEVPEVTGCGSAGFGSPLGCRRRERIHLHPATSEGELQEVATVPWIQSRWTALVAGSNCPPATPTLVPSSSRPSSPSMARVSSRQCCGDNVHKVAASANFCLAAAWSRLAAAIAAHCHFPARCTHAPNIHPSLGEISM; from the exons ATGTCGTTGCCGGCGGCGCCAGCGCTGAACCACCCCGCATCGGAGCCCTGCCCTACTACCCCACGCCATGCCCCTCCCCATTCAGACCACCCCCTTGAGCTACGACGGCCCGGTCCTACCCCTGAGCCGTggcggcagtggcggcggctggaCAAAGTGCCGGATTTGGAAGTCCCTGAGGTCACCGGCTGCGGGAGTGCTGGATTTGGAAGTCCCTTAGGTTGCCGGCGGCGGGAACGGATCCATCTCCATCCGGCGACGAGCGAAGGCGAGTTACAGGAGGTGGCTACAGTGCCCTGGATCCAGAGTAGATGGACGGCCCTTGTGGCCGGGTCCAATTGTCCGCCAGCCACGCCGACGTTAGTCCCCTCATCATCGCGGCCGTCTTCTCCATCCATGGCGCGCGTCTCCTCAAGGCAATGCTGTGGAG acAATGTTCATAAAGTCGCTGCTTCTGCCAACTTCTGCCTTGCCGCTGCATGGAgtcgcctcgccgccgccatagCCGCCCATTGTCACTTTCCAGCAAG GTGCACACACGCACCCAACATCCATCCATCCCTAGGGGAGATCAGCATGTGA